In Arcobacter sp. F155, the genomic window TTAAAACAAAAGGAAGTAAAATATAAAAAGAGAAATATATAAAATCTTTAAAACTATATCCTCTATCTTCTGGTGGTTTACTATGTATTAAATGTCCAAGCATAAGTATAAATACAGGTTTAAACAACTCACTTGGCTGAATTGTCATATTTAAAAATGGTAAGCTTAACCATCTTTTTGCACCTAGCTTTGTAACACCCCAAAATTCAACCGCTAAAAGCAAAAATATCCCAAGCCAATACAAAATAGGAATTAGTCTAATATTTCTTCTAATTGGCAAGATAAATATTATAAAGAAAACAATTAATGAAATCGTAAAATAAATTAATTGTTTATTCGCTAATATACGGTTTGTTTCACTTATAAGATTGTACGATAACAATATTAACGGCAATACAAATATAACTATTAAATAATCAAAATGTGAAATAATTCTTTTATCAAATAAACGCATAGTGAAAGAGTACCCAAATATGGATAAATTTTTTATTGTTCAAGAGACAAATAGATTAGATAAATTTTTAAGTTCTAAAATTGATGCTTCAAGAAATCAAATAGAACAGCTTATAAACAAAGAATACGTAAAAGTAGATGGTAAAACCTGTATAAAAAGAGGTTTAAAATTAAAGCAAAATCAAGAAGTAGAAGTTCACTTCCCTGAGGCTGAAATAAATCCCGTAAAAGATAAAACTTTTGTAAAAGAGTCTTTAGAGGGTAAAAACATTGAGATAATCTATGAAGATGAATATATTTTAGTAGTAAATAAACCCTATAACTTGACAGTTCATGATGCTCCAAGTGTAAAAGATGCCACACTAGTTGATTGGTTAAAACTAAATAACTTCTCACTTTCAACTATAAGTGGAGAAGAAAGACATGGTATTGTTCATAGATTAGATAAGGGTACCAGTGGTGTAATGGTTATTGCAAAAACTAATGAAGCTCATACAGGACTTTCAAAACAACTTGAAGATAAAAGTATGGGAAGATACTATTTGGCAATCATTGATTTACCCCTAAAAGATGATGTAATTATAGAAAAACCAATAGCTAGAAACCCAAATAATAGACTTAAAATGTCAATTGAAGAAAATGGTAAAAATGCAAAATCTGCTTTTAGTAAACTGTGTACTTCAAATAATGACAAATATGATTTAATAGCATGTAAACTTTTCACAGGTAGAACACACCAGATAAGGGTACACTTGGGCTCTATGAATAGGCATATCTTAGGTGATAATTTATATGGATTTAAGGGCGAATTAAATAAAATAAATAGATTTTATTTGCATGCATACAATCTTTACTTAATTCATCCAATTACAAAAGAAAAAATGAGTTTTACTGCAAAACTTTCAGACGATATGCATGACTTTTTAACAAACAATTTTAATATGGAGCTTGTAAATGACAAAATTGATGAAGCTAACATCATTAAGTGCTTTAATTTTACTTCTTAGTGGATGTAGTTTAAAAAACTTTGATAATACAAAACCAAAAATAAATGAGACTCTTGAAGTAGTTGACTCTGCTTCTATTAGAACTCTTCCTGATATAAATGCTATTGCTTTTGAATGGAGAAAGGTTGATGATCCAAGAGTTACTGGGTATCACTTCTATAGAGCGAACCTTCAAAAAGATGGTGCAAAATTAAAACTAATTGATACAGTTGAAAATAGATATACAACTCACTATGTAGATGAAGATGTA contains:
- a CDS encoding RluA family pseudouridine synthase; the protein is MDKFFIVQETNRLDKFLSSKIDASRNQIEQLINKEYVKVDGKTCIKRGLKLKQNQEVEVHFPEAEINPVKDKTFVKESLEGKNIEIIYEDEYILVVNKPYNLTVHDAPSVKDATLVDWLKLNNFSLSTISGEERHGIVHRLDKGTSGVMVIAKTNEAHTGLSKQLEDKSMGRYYLAIIDLPLKDDVIIEKPIARNPNNRLKMSIEENGKNAKSAFSKLCTSNNDKYDLIACKLFTGRTHQIRVHLGSMNRHILGDNLYGFKGELNKINRFYLHAYNLYLIHPITKEKMSFTAKLSDDMHDFLTNNFNMELVNDKIDEANIIKCFNFTS